GGTGGTTAAAAAAGAGGAATTAGAAAAATGGACGAACGATTTTATCTGCTGAAAATACAGCTGCTTGATATCGAACTGGTAATCTGGCGTCGTTTTGCAGTGCCCGCCAGTATCACGCTGGACCGGCTGCACGATGTTATCCAGATTGTCATGGGCTGGACCGACAGCCATCTGCGCGAATTTACCATCGGGAATAAACGATACACGGAATACCCTGAATCGAAAGAAGACGGGCTGGTCTGCGGACGATACCGTCTTGGAGATCTGATCAAACAGAAAGGCCGCACCTTCCGTTACCTGTATGATTTCGGGGACAGCTGGGATCATGAACTTGTTCTCGAAGAAAACCGCTATTTCAATCCGGAACCGAGAACGGAATTGGCCTGCCTTGAAGGTGAACGGGCCTGCCCACCTGAAGATGTGGGCGGTGTACCCGGCTACTTTGAATTCTGCAACGCCCTGAATGACCCGAGCCATGAAGAGCACGAAAGTTACATGGAATGGTCCGGTGGCGATTACGACAGTGAGCGGTTTGATTCCGAATCGATCAACTGGGAGTTGATAAAATACCTCCGCTGGTCCCGGGACAGGCATCAAAACTGTGGAGGTGTTGAATGAAGAAGGTATTTTCTGACAGCATACTCGAGAAAGATTCAGTTATCCGAAAATTCCGGATAACTGCCGTGAATGGAAAAAACGATATAGAGCAAAAAGCAACTATTAAGAACGGCTTAATAGTTCAAGGTTATGGAAACAGGCATTACGGGAGAATAAACGAAGGAGGTGTAATGCATGAGTGCATTTAATCCCAAATTCACCATAACCAACCGGATGACAGCTGCGATCACACATATCGAACGGGCACGGGGTTTTCTGGAAGCGGCACGCTTGTCTGATGACTGGGTGCGGGATATGGGAAATAAAGTCCTTATTAAAGAGGCACACCATACAACCCATATTGAAGGTACCAGATTAACACTGGATCAGGCCGAACGTCTGTGGAACAGTGAAGTAGTCCCTGAAGCCGACCCGGACGACACCCGGGAGCTGCTAAATTACCGCTCCGCCTTTGAATTCGTTTCCGATTGTCTGGACAGCGGCGACCCAATCACCAAAAGGCTGATTCGGGAAATCCACCGCAAACTGGTAGAAGGCGTGCGAGGTGTCAAGCTGATCCGGGCAACTATCGACGCATCCAAAACTATGTAGCCAATTCCTCCACCGGTGACGTTATCTACACACCGCCGTCAGCAGTAGAGGTGCCGATTATGATGTCGGAAATGGTCAAATGGCTCAACACTGATCTTGAAATACA
This portion of the Pseudomonadota bacterium genome encodes:
- a CDS encoding plasmid pRiA4b ORF-3 family protein, encoding MDERFYLLKIQLLDIELVIWRRFAVPASITLDRLHDVIQIVMGWTDSHLREFTIGNKRYTEYPESKEDGLVCGRYRLGDLIKQKGRTFRYLYDFGDSWDHELVLEENRYFNPEPRTELACLEGERACPPEDVGGVPGYFEFCNALNDPSHEEHESYMEWSGGDYDSERFDSESINWELIKYLRWSRDRHQNCGGVE
- a CDS encoding Fic/DOC family N-terminal domain-containing protein, producing the protein MSAFNPKFTITNRMTAAITHIERARGFLEAARLSDDWVRDMGNKVLIKEAHHTTHIEGTRLTLDQAERLWNSEVVPEADPDDTRELLNYRSAFEFVSDCLDSGDPITKRLIREIHRKLVEGVRGVKLIRATIDASKTM